A single region of the Mercenaria mercenaria strain notata chromosome 6, MADL_Memer_1, whole genome shotgun sequence genome encodes:
- the LOC123550282 gene encoding thyrotropin-releasing hormone receptor-like, with the protein MHRDTLNRTDSLQDMESSADDDALFLRYLNLGFLSPVIVFGVLGNFLGILTWSRGCYRNTSTAALLIALAIADTAVLTIPALERWLHRVIFFMIRNDNIVTCKIWAFLSYFGPTISSWIIVIVTAERLVSIWFPLKVFFVCTRKKALFVVLGICLLMAALYLPIIINATLIKKENIGNQFYVNSTDITSYLIICDAPENEPFRNVYVPLLMWLDMGFLFIVPFLLIVIGNILILYKLYKSNTILTEEGHDISDRSKVTNSFTVQAITASATFFVCLFPVTCYQVAGTITEYRLPDYADDIIHILLYAKSAFNFIIYCAIGSVFRKSLKTVLGNILSRQERLMDHPDSSMNQTQESPL; encoded by the coding sequence ATGCATCGTGATACATTGAACAGAACTGATTCATTACAGGACATGGAGAGCTCAGCAGACGACGATGCCTTGTTTCTAAGGTATCTGAATCTTGGTTTTCTATCGCCGGTGATCGTGTTTGGAGTGCTAGGTAACTTTCTGGGTATACTCACATGGAGCCGTGGTTGCTACAGAAATACGTCTACTGCGGCACTTTTGATTGCATTAGCCATCGCTGATACCGCCGTGTTGACGATTCCAGCATTAGAGCGTTGGTTACACAGAGTAATTTTCTTCATGATAAGGAATGACAACATTGTGACATGTAAGATATGGGCGTTTTTATCTTACTTTGGACCGACCATATCATCCTGGATCATAGTTATTGTTACGGCGGAAAGATTAGTTAGTATCTGGTTCCCGCTGAAAGTGTTCTTCGTTTGCACCAGAAAGAAAGCGCTCTTCGTGGTGTTAGGAATATGCCTGCTTATGGCAGCACTGTATCTTCCCATTATCATTAATGCCAcgttaattaaaaaagaaaacattggaAATCAATTCTACGTCAACTCAACCGATATTACGTCATATTTAATTATATGCGACGCTCCGGAAAATGAGCCTTTCCGTAACGTTTACGTTCCGTTGTTGATGTGGCTAGACATGGGATTTCTTTTTATTGTTCCGTTCCTTTTGATCGTCATCGGAAATATATTGATATTGTACAAACTTTATAAAAGCAATACAATATTAACAGAAGAAGGTCATGACATTTCTGATAGATCGAAAGTAACCAATTCCTTTACAGTCCAAGCCATTACTGCTAGCGCTACgttttttgtttgtctgtttccTGTAACGTGTTACCAAGTTGCAGGGACAATCACCGAGTACAGACTACCAGATTACGCGGACGATATTATACACATTCTCTTGTATGCGAAAAGTGCCTTCAACTTTATAATTTACTGTGCGATAGGGTCCGTTTTCAGGAAAAGTCTTAAAACTGTGCTAGGTAATATATTAAGCAGACAGGAAAGGCTGATGGACCATCCGGATTCTAGTATGAATCAAACACAGGAATCACCATTGTAA